In the genome of Pyrobaculum islandicum DSM 4184, the window TTGTAATCTTCACAGTCTCGGTGCTCACCCTATTTACGCTCTATATATCGGAATTTATACTAAAAATCTTAGGCATGCTCGGAGTCAGAGTACTGGAAAAAATAATGTTAATTATCAGCGTAGCCATCGGGATCTCGTTAATACGTAGAGGACTCCAGTTGTGGTCGGCAGAACTTCTAACATAGGCCCCATATCTCTCTCTTTAATGAGACATTTTTTCTCTAATCCCAGCTAACAGATTTATAAATTCCATACACATTAGATGCCGTGTCTGTAAAAATTAGCGTTAAAGGGCAAGCAACTGCGCCGGGATCTCTCGCCGAAGTTTTAAAAGGGGTAAAACTCAAGCTCGTTACAATATCTGGCAAAGGCGGCGTCGGCAAATCGCTTGTAACTACATCCCTAGCCCTGGGTTTTGCCATGAGGGGGTATAAAGTGGGCATATTAGATGGCGATGTTTATGGGCCTACCGTTCCTAAAATGCTCGGCGTATCAAACAGTATGTTATATGTAGATGAGAAAAGCGGAAAGATAATCCCTGTGACAGGCCCTCTAGGCATTAAAGTCGTTTCTATCGAATTTGCTCTGCCTAGCGACGATACGGCCGTCATATGGAGAGCGCCTCTTGTTAATCAAGCACTACGGGATTTTATAGCACAGGTTGATTGGGGTTCTCTAGATGTCTTAGTAGTAGACCTCCCGCCTGGCACTGGAGACGCCCCGCTTACAATAGCCCAGAGTCTACAAGGGGGGTTAGATGGCAGTGTAGTAGTTACAATTCCGACAGATATCTCTAGGAGAATCGTGTTAAAAGCAATAGACTTTTCACGTAAATTAAACATCAAGGTGGCCGGCGTTGTCGAGAATATGTGTTGTTTTAAATGCCCAGACAATGGAAAGTTGTATTATATCTTTGGAAAAGACGCCGGTAGAAAAATAGCTGAAAGCTCCGGCGTACCATTTCTAGGAGGGATACCAATAGACCCCGATCTTTCCCAATATCTTGACAGCGGTAGACTTCACGAATTTCTCGCGAGTGAAAACGAGACTGCAAAAGCCATATTAGAAGTGGTAGACAAATTGATAGAAATGTATAAAGATAAGTTACAACAGCCCATAGAGGCGGAGAAAAAACCAAGGCGGATTTCCCTCCTTAAATTGCCGGGCGAAGAAGAAGGGGGGAATAGCTAGCGTTTTATAAATGGTCTCGGCAACAATTCGCTAAGTCTCACAGTTATCACCTTAGTCCTGCTCGCCATTACTATAAGCGCATCTGGATTGAACTCTGCTATCACCTGTCTACATGCTCCACAAGGCGGCGTGGGCTCCTCTGTATCTGTATATACAACGACTACGTCAATATCTCTATCACCTTCAGATACCGCTTTAAAAACAGCAACACGTTCAGCACATATAGTCAAGCCATATGATGCATTTTCCACGTTAACTCCTGTATATACCTTTCCACTCTTTGTCTTTACTACAGCCGCCACTTTAAAGTTTGAATATGGGGCATAGGCGTTGTTTATAACAGCCCTGGCCTTCTCTATCAAATCTTCCACGTCTCCACACTTTTGCCTCTTATTAATAATATGCCCACCCATACCACCACGCCTTTTTAAGAGACGCCGTCTACCTAACTTCTAGACTCATAAATCTTTTTACACATCCCCCTACCTCTCTCTTGGCCCCTCCCCGAGGGACTTGGGGGCCGCCTCGGGTGCACCGGGGCAAGGGGGCGGGTCATACGGGGGCCGGCCGCGAGTCGCTTGTTTTGTAAC includes:
- the cdd gene encoding cytidine deaminase, with protein sequence MEDLIEKARAVINNAYAPYSNFKVAAVVKTKSGKVYTGVNVENASYGLTICAERVAVFKAVSEGDRDIDVVVVYTDTEEPTPPCGACRQVIAEFNPDALIVMASRTKVITVRLSELLPRPFIKR
- a CDS encoding Mrp/NBP35 family ATP-binding protein → MSVKISVKGQATAPGSLAEVLKGVKLKLVTISGKGGVGKSLVTTSLALGFAMRGYKVGILDGDVYGPTVPKMLGVSNSMLYVDEKSGKIIPVTGPLGIKVVSIEFALPSDDTAVIWRAPLVNQALRDFIAQVDWGSLDVLVVDLPPGTGDAPLTIAQSLQGGLDGSVVVTIPTDISRRIVLKAIDFSRKLNIKVAGVVENMCCFKCPDNGKLYYIFGKDAGRKIAESSGVPFLGGIPIDPDLSQYLDSGRLHEFLASENETAKAILEVVDKLIEMYKDKLQQPIEAEKKPRRISLLKLPGEEEGGNS